From the genome of Apodemus sylvaticus chromosome 3, mApoSyl1.1, whole genome shotgun sequence, one region includes:
- the Rgp1 gene encoding RAB6A-GEF complex partner protein 2: MIEVVAELSRGPVFLAGEALECVVTVTNPLPPTATSASSEALAWASAQIHCQFHASESRVALPPPDSNQPDVQPDSQTVFLPHRGERGQCILSTPPKILFCDLRLDPGESKSYSYSEVLPTEGPPSFRGQSVKYVYKLTIGCQRVNSPITLLRVPLRVLVLTGLQDVHFPQDEAVAPSSPFLEEDDGGKKESWLAELAGERLMAATSCRSLHLYNISDGRGKVGTFGIFKSVYRLGEDVVGTLNFGEGTVACLQFSVSLQTEERVQPEYQRRRGTGVAPSVSHVTHARHQESCLHTTRTSFSLPIPLCSTPGFCTAVVSLKWRLHFEFVTSQELALVLPPPLEQPEPVTWTGPEQVPVGSFSWDLPIKVLPTSPTLVSYAAPGPSTSSITI, translated from the exons ATGATTGAAGTGGTAGCTGAGCTGAGCCGAGGACCTGTGTTTCTGGCGGGGGAGGCTCTGGAATGTGTGGTGACTGTCACTAATCCCCTGCCCCCGACCGCCACTTCTGCATCCAG TGAGGCTCTTGCCTGGGCCAGTGCCCAGATCCACTGCCAGTTCCATGCCAGCGAGAGTCGAGTAGCACTGCCACCCCCCGACTCTAATCAGCCTGACGTCCAGCCTGACAGCCAGACTGTCTTTCTGCCGCACCGAG GTGAGAGGGGTCAGTGTATCCTTTCTACTCCACCAAAAATTCTGTTTTGTGACCTGAGGCTAGACCCTGGAGAGTCCAAATCAT ACTCCTACAGTGAAGTGCTGCCCACGGAGGGGCCACCTTCCTTCCGGGGTCAGTCGGTCAAATATGTCTACAAATTGACCATCGGCTGTCAGCGAGTCAACTCACCCATCACCTTACTCCGAGTCCCTCTGAGAGTTCTTGTGCTGACTG GTCTTCAAGATGTCCACTTTCCCCAGGATGAGGCTGTGGCGCCGTCCAGTCCCTTCTTAGAGGAGGATGACGGTGGGAAGAAGGAGTCATGGCTGGCCGAGCTAGCTGGGGAACGGCTCATGGCTGCTACATCCTGCCGCAGCCTCC aTCTGTACAATATCAGCGATGGCCGAGGGAAAGTCGGCACGTTTGGTATCTTCAAATCTGTGTACAGACTCGGCGAGGACGTGGTGGGGACCTTAAACTTTGGGGAAGGGACCGTAGCTTGTCTGCAG TTTTCAGTAAGCTTGCAGACTGAAGAGCGGGTACAGCCTGAATACCAGCGGCGCCGTGGGACCGGAGTCGCCCCTTCAGTGTCCCATGTGACTCATGCCCGGCACCAGGAGTCCTGCCTGCACACAACCAGAACCAGCTTCTCTCTCCCGATTCCTCTCTGCTCTACCCCTGGCTTCTGCACCGCCGTTG TGTCCTTGAAGTGGCGATTACACTTTGAATTTGTAACATCCCAAGAACTAGCATTGGTACTTCCGCCCCCACTGGAGCAGCCTGAGCCTGTGACCTGGACAGGGCCTGAGCAGGTGCCTGTGGGCAGCTTCAGCTGGGACCTCCCCATCAAAGTGCTCCCCACAAGCCCCACCCTGGTCTCCTACGCTGCCCCAGGCCCCAGCACCAGCAGTATAACCATCTGA
- the Msmp gene encoding prostate-associated microseminoprotein, whose protein sequence is MRLEPKESQGARQEEQGVRLEESEKPGRVGESSAAGMALRMPWAGQAKGILGGWRIICLVLSLFLQHPGVNSKCYFQAQAPCHYEGRYFTLGESWLRKDCFHCTCLHPVGVGCCDTSQHPIDFPAGCEVRQEAGTCQFSLVQKADPRLPCKGGGPDLEWGSANTPAPGAPAPHSS, encoded by the exons ATGAGACTGGAGCCCAAGGAGAGTCAAGGAGCAAGGCAGGAAGAGCAGGGGGTGAGACTAGAGGAATCTGAGAAGCCAGGAAGGGTCGGCGAGAGCTCAGCTGCGGGAATGGCCCTAAGGATGCCCTGGGCTGGCCAGGCCAAAGGAATCCTCGGAGGCTGGAGGATCATCTGCTTGGTGCTGTCTCTGTTCCTGCAGCACCCAGGAGTTAACAGCAAGTGTTACTTCCAAGCTCAAG CCCCCTGCCACTACGAGGGGAGATATTTCACTCTGGGCGAATCCTGGCTCCGCAAGGACTGCTTCCATTGTACCTGTCTGCACCCTGTTGGCGTGGGCTGCTGTGACAC GTCTCAGCATCCCATCGACTTCCCTGCTGGCTGTGAAGTGCGACAGGAGGCAGGAACCTGTCAGTTTTCCCTGGTGCAAAAAGCTGACCCTCGGCTGCCCTGCAAAGGGGGAGGACCCGACTTAGAATGGGGCTCAGCTAACACCCCTGCTCCTGGGGCTCCCGCCCCCCACTCCAGCTAA